In one Mesotoga infera genomic region, the following are encoded:
- a CDS encoding transcriptional repressor, translating to MRRLTSLRREILDRINNSNAPLNADSIHGMLKGSPNLSSVYRSLSFLEEEGLIRSVSFECETRFYFSSQKEPIHFLHCKRCHKTEPFYECFADSLAESVAEDRDFTITGHVFYFIGICGECKRKMFSDIEEGKM from the coding sequence TTGAGAAGATTGACATCGCTTAGGCGAGAAATTCTCGATAGGATTAACAATTCCAATGCGCCGCTTAATGCCGATTCAATCCACGGAATGCTCAAAGGAAGTCCAAATCTCTCAAGCGTGTACAGAAGCCTTTCCTTTCTGGAAGAAGAAGGACTCATACGTTCCGTATCTTTTGAGTGTGAGACAAGGTTCTATTTCAGTAGTCAAAAGGAGCCGATTCATTTTCTGCACTGCAAGAGATGTCATAAAACGGAACCGTTTTATGAGTGTTTTGCCGACTCGCTTGCAGAATCGGTTGCTGAAGATCGGGACTTCACGATTACGGGCCACGTTTTCTATTTCATTGGAATCTGTGGAGAATGCAAGAGAAAAATGTTCTCTGATATTGAGGAGGGAAAAATGTGA
- a CDS encoding GGDEF domain-containing protein, with the protein MMPENPSENFSDLVIQAVMNIEDAIAIFDESLQVVFSNDSGSLLMEHNREEIAKKIRDFRHSVEEPTTYHHMKRSGRWLRFYIKRLNAAEKRYFLFVAEDISDLKLAEQTIAQLAHFDGETGLPNYVLFRDRLNMALFRNRRNNLLSMVAALELCSRSGTSSIEESTVVDMTDELIKGIRKSDTLCRFSRREFLLLAEDLKDQRSASTILRKALDSFEKWKSVTGETSLELKAGFVLLPRDGVDPEQLVNKAFGFIQDRATGK; encoded by the coding sequence ATGATGCCCGAAAACCCTTCCGAAAACTTCTCGGATCTCGTGATACAAGCTGTTATGAATATTGAAGATGCGATAGCGATTTTCGATGAAAGCCTCCAAGTGGTGTTTTCAAATGATAGCGGCTCACTATTGATGGAACACAATCGAGAAGAAATAGCCAAGAAGATTAGAGACTTTAGACATTCAGTTGAGGAGCCTACGACGTATCATCACATGAAGCGCAGCGGAAGGTGGCTGAGATTCTACATAAAGAGATTGAATGCTGCAGAAAAGAGATATTTTCTGTTTGTGGCAGAGGACATCTCAGATCTCAAGCTGGCTGAACAGACCATAGCACAACTAGCCCACTTTGATGGAGAAACTGGGCTTCCAAATTATGTGCTTTTTAGAGATAGACTGAACATGGCATTATTTAGGAACAGGAGAAACAATTTACTATCAATGGTGGCTGCCCTTGAGCTTTGCAGCAGAAGCGGCACTTCAAGTATAGAAGAATCAACTGTAGTAGACATGACCGATGAACTGATAAAGGGAATCAGAAAGAGCGATACTCTCTGCAGATTCTCTCGACGCGAGTTCCTGTTGCTTGCAGAAGATCTCAAAGATCAGAGGAGCGCTAGCACTATTCTTCGAAAAGCACTAGACTCATTCGAAAAATGGAAATCGGTTACCGGGGAGACTTCTCTAGAACTGAAGGCGGGATTCGTCTTGCTTCCAAGAGACGGGGTTGATCCCGAGCAGC
- a CDS encoding metal ABC transporter ATP-binding protein: MESRILRVEHLSYKIGSYWILKDISFEMCRREFVGIIGPNGAGKTTLIKAIVGDLNDYSGRIHVSGRIGYLSQNPERKRDFPIRVREVAGMGLYGERGVLKSFRRSDWRRVEELLETVGILNLKDRKAGTLSGGEYQRLMLARALASNPELLILDEPEAGVDEMGKASFYRLLDSLKNEKNIGILMISHDIGMVFEACDTVMCINKTLHCHTAADRITPEELQLAFSSDFDLFIKSRDHFEREHNI, encoded by the coding sequence ATGGAGAGTAGAATTCTAAGAGTGGAGCATCTAAGCTATAAGATTGGGAGTTACTGGATCCTCAAAGATATTTCTTTCGAAATGTGTCGTAGAGAATTCGTCGGAATAATTGGACCGAACGGAGCCGGAAAAACAACTCTAATCAAAGCTATCGTCGGCGATCTTAACGATTATTCGGGAAGGATACATGTTTCTGGCAGAATAGGATACTTATCTCAGAATCCTGAAAGAAAACGCGACTTTCCTATAAGGGTAAGAGAAGTGGCAGGAATGGGACTTTACGGAGAACGTGGAGTTTTGAAGTCCTTTAGAAGAAGCGATTGGAGGAGGGTGGAGGAACTCCTCGAAACGGTGGGAATCCTGAATCTGAAAGATAGGAAGGCGGGTACGCTATCCGGTGGTGAGTATCAACGATTAATGTTGGCACGGGCATTGGCTTCCAATCCCGAATTGCTAATACTTGACGAGCCCGAAGCCGGTGTGGATGAGATGGGAAAGGCTTCTTTTTACAGGTTGCTGGATTCTCTAAAGAATGAGAAGAATATCGGAATATTGATGATTAGCCACGACATTGGAATGGTTTTCGAAGCATGTGATACTGTGATGTGTATCAACAAGACTCTTCATTGCCACACAGCGGCGGACAGGATCACGCCTGAAGAGCTGCAATTGGCATTCTCCAGCGATTTCGATCTCTTCATAAAGTCCAGGGATCACTTCGAGAGGGAACATAACATATGA
- a CDS encoding Nuclease (SNase), giving the protein MKRKRSLIAVFAFLLVLFLLQGCDRSKIGTTVASVIDGDSLTVRALDGTVRLIGIDAPEIRPGSKPEGQFAEESREFLEQMILDSGKVTLELHGKDTYGRHLAYVFDSSGTFVNGEIVRQGLARPLTYEETSHYSSEIRDAYREAFINRRGVFSLYDDSQVYEASFVRRNLNSYKSGGFLGKIIWIEFLVTDINGFNIIGEDVVARVRSEEASLFVQGSTDFQRFYRKRIRVYGEVWQDASGKVLILLRDPGIEINGTFQLANALSHAFLQPPESFF; this is encoded by the coding sequence ATGAAGAGAAAGCGCAGTTTGATCGCAGTTTTCGCATTTTTGCTTGTGCTCTTTCTTCTGCAAGGATGTGACCGTTCAAAGATTGGTACTACGGTTGCCTCTGTAATCGATGGTGATTCCCTGACAGTAAGGGCTCTCGATGGTACTGTAAGACTCATAGGAATAGATGCGCCTGAGATCAGACCGGGGAGCAAACCTGAGGGGCAGTTCGCAGAAGAATCGAGAGAGTTTTTGGAGCAGATGATTCTTGACAGTGGAAAGGTTACTCTTGAACTCCACGGAAAGGATACTTATGGCAGGCATCTTGCCTATGTTTTCGATTCCAGCGGAACATTTGTGAACGGGGAAATTGTAAGGCAAGGTCTGGCAAGACCTTTGACTTACGAGGAAACATCTCACTATTCATCGGAGATAAGAGATGCCTATAGAGAGGCTTTCATCAACAGAAGAGGAGTCTTCTCACTGTATGACGATTCTCAAGTCTATGAAGCCTCATTTGTGAGAAGAAACCTGAATTCGTACAAGTCAGGAGGTTTCCTGGGAAAGATAATTTGGATAGAATTCTTAGTTACAGATATAAATGGGTTCAATATCATCGGTGAGGATGTCGTTGCAAGAGTCAGATCTGAAGAGGCATCGCTTTTCGTTCAGGGTTCCACTGATTTTCAGAGATTCTATAGAAAGAGAATCAGAGTTTATGGAGAAGTCTGGCAAGATGCTTCCGGGAAAGTCTTAATCCTCTTGAGAGACCCAGGAATAGAGATAAATGGCACCTTCCAACTTGCAAATGCCTTATCCCATGCTTTTTTACAGCCGCCTGAAAGCTTTTTTTGA
- a CDS encoding zinc ABC transporter substrate-binding protein — MMISVLLILLFAATSFPLKIVATINPYYLILKEITGEETEVDLLVGPGQNPHIFSPKISDIRKLNEADLVIANGLDLEVFLNPYLEDLSLRGKTVVYVGSILPDELLVDEKEKSDDDASGHHDNPHVWLDPIILSDYVVPFLVSTLSSLDPGNSEFFTSNAADLIKNLQEFNDETASYMERFEGKTVIVAHPSFSYFFKRYGILLEPVLQGVGDEPTIGEIMKLVDFVRSQDVIGMFAEYQHSKRAIDILMDETSVKHGELDSLGISTESIMELLQWNLVEIKKVFDGE, encoded by the coding sequence ATGATGATTTCAGTTCTGCTGATTCTTCTGTTTGCAGCCACTTCATTTCCGCTGAAAATCGTTGCAACAATAAACCCTTACTATCTGATTCTAAAAGAGATCACCGGTGAAGAGACGGAGGTCGATCTTCTAGTTGGACCAGGTCAAAATCCTCATATATTTTCCCCCAAGATCTCCGATATAAGAAAGCTCAACGAGGCCGATTTGGTGATTGCGAACGGACTGGACCTGGAGGTTTTCCTGAACCCTTATCTAGAAGATTTATCTTTACGGGGCAAGACAGTTGTATATGTTGGGAGTATTTTGCCGGATGAGCTTCTTGTGGATGAGAAGGAGAAAAGTGATGACGATGCATCTGGACACCATGATAATCCTCATGTTTGGCTTGATCCAATTATTCTGTCGGATTACGTGGTTCCGTTTCTGGTTAGTACATTGTCTTCTCTTGATCCTGGCAATTCAGAATTCTTCACCTCTAACGCAGCAGACTTGATCAAGAATCTTCAAGAATTCAATGATGAAACTGCTTCATATATGGAAAGATTTGAAGGAAAAACTGTGATTGTAGCTCATCCCAGCTTCTCGTACTTTTTTAAGAGATATGGAATACTGCTTGAACCTGTTCTGCAGGGCGTTGGAGATGAGCCAACGATTGGAGAGATAATGAAACTGGTTGATTTCGTAAGAAGTCAGGACGTGATTGGGATGTTTGCGGAATACCAGCATTCGAAGAGAGCAATAGACATATTGATGGATGAGACCTCTGTAAAACATGGAGAATTGGATAGTCTAGGGATCTCAACAGAGAGCATTATGGAATTGCTTCAGTGGAATCTAGTCGAAATAAAGAAGGTATTTGATGGAGAGTAG